One genomic segment of Pseudonocardia sp. T1-2H includes these proteins:
- a CDS encoding serine hydrolase domain-containing protein, whose protein sequence is MTALAACAVLLIAGCSVTGSAASATTPTGSSVIKTIDPAVLRATVDATAKELMIPGVAVEVRTPQGDFTAVSGTTRRGADVRPGADTHFRIASITKTMTSAVIVLLAQEGKLRFSDPIAKYVANVPNGENITIAELLKMRSGLYGYTNDPEFAATLDAHPAKVWTPQEVLAIAFRHPPEFPPGTAYDYSNTNYALLGLVVEKVDGKPLDQVFQDRLYGPYGLRRTTLPATTDTSIPDPFSHGYMYGGSAFALVDMPYPPDMQAGARAGTLQPIDYTNQNASYAWAAGGAISTADDLATWMRDLVDGHVFNADFQRQWLGSPQAADPAQPTAPQYGYGIERQTFAPNATMYFHFGELPGFNSFSGHDPGNKVTLVIWSNLTVAPDSRPTANVLLVKVLDLIYSLPSPSPSVTPTTR, encoded by the coding sequence GTGACTGCACTGGCGGCCTGCGCGGTCCTGTTGATCGCCGGCTGCTCGGTGACCGGTTCGGCTGCGTCGGCCACCACGCCGACCGGTTCGTCCGTGATCAAGACGATCGATCCGGCGGTGCTCCGGGCCACGGTGGATGCGACTGCCAAGGAACTGATGATCCCTGGCGTGGCGGTCGAGGTTCGTACTCCTCAAGGCGATTTCACGGCGGTATCGGGTACGACGCGGCGGGGCGCCGACGTGCGGCCGGGTGCTGACACCCACTTCCGGATCGCCTCGATCACCAAGACGATGACTTCCGCGGTGATCGTGCTGCTGGCCCAGGAAGGCAAGCTCCGGTTCAGCGATCCGATAGCGAAGTACGTTGCTAACGTACCCAATGGTGAGAACATCACCATTGCCGAACTGCTGAAGATGCGCAGCGGCCTGTACGGCTACACGAACGATCCCGAATTCGCGGCTACTCTCGATGCGCACCCCGCGAAGGTCTGGACACCGCAGGAGGTGCTGGCCATCGCGTTCCGGCATCCGCCGGAGTTCCCACCCGGCACTGCGTACGACTACAGCAACACCAACTACGCCTTGCTGGGTCTCGTTGTCGAAAAGGTGGACGGTAAGCCGCTCGACCAGGTCTTCCAGGACCGGTTGTACGGGCCGTACGGCCTGCGACGGACCACCCTCCCGGCCACCACCGACACCTCGATCCCTGATCCTTTCTCGCACGGCTACATGTACGGCGGCTCCGCCTTCGCCTTGGTGGACATGCCCTACCCACCTGACATGCAAGCGGGGGCCAGGGCGGGGACGTTGCAGCCCATCGACTACACCAACCAGAACGCTTCCTATGCCTGGGCGGCCGGGGGAGCCATCTCCACCGCCGACGACCTCGCAACCTGGATGCGCGACTTGGTCGACGGCCATGTGTTCAACGCCGACTTCCAGCGTCAATGGCTGGGCAGTCCGCAGGCCGCTGACCCGGCCCAGCCGACAGCACCGCAATACGGATACGGCATCGAGCGGCAGACCTTCGCCCCGAACGCCACCATGTACTTCCACTTCGGTGAACTCCCGGGATTCAACTCCTTCAGCGGTCACGATCCCGGCAACAAGGTGACGCTCGTGATATGGAGCAACCTGACCGTGGCGCCCGACAGCCGACCTACCGCGAATGTCCTGTTGGTCAAGGTGCTCGATCTGATCTACTCGTTGCCATCGCCATCCCCGTCAGTCACTCCCACCACCCGGTAG
- a CDS encoding ATP-binding protein: MPDDEGRRHEYSVTAPAEPASLERVHALLQEVWSDHGDITDTDRMLFEVAVTEVGGNIAEHAHDGAPLDFTLYVRVHLDRIEGEFLDNGRRAEVDLATAAMPRAMSESGRGLALTLAAVDELVYRRDGGTNHWRIVRLRRAG, translated from the coding sequence GTGCCGGATGACGAGGGCCGCCGGCACGAGTACAGCGTCACCGCGCCTGCCGAGCCGGCGTCCCTCGAACGAGTGCACGCCCTGCTCCAGGAGGTGTGGTCCGACCACGGCGACATCACCGACACCGACCGCATGCTCTTCGAGGTCGCCGTCACAGAGGTCGGCGGCAACATCGCCGAGCACGCCCACGATGGCGCCCCACTCGACTTCACCCTGTACGTCCGCGTGCACCTCGACCGGATCGAAGGCGAGTTCCTCGACAACGGGCGTCGGGCCGAGGTCGATCTCGCCACCGCCGCGATGCCACGCGCCATGTCCGAGTCCGGCCGGGGCCTCGCCTTGACCCTCGCAGCGGTCGACGAACTCGTGTACCGCCGCGACGGCGGCACCAACCACTGGCGCATCGTCCGACTGCGCCGCGCCGGCTGA
- a CDS encoding STAS domain-containing protein produces MSDGQIRPTGRLTMIVTPQLRTVITDTVASGRSRIVVDLSACEFVDSSGLGALIAGLKTARQAGGDLRIAGVGPQIATVLRLTNLDRVLRAHDTVGGALSAG; encoded by the coding sequence ATGAGCGATGGGCAGATCCGGCCGACCGGACGGCTGACGATGATCGTCACCCCGCAGCTGCGCACGGTGATCACCGACACCGTCGCTTCCGGCCGGTCGCGGATCGTGGTCGACCTCTCGGCGTGCGAGTTCGTCGACTCCTCGGGCCTCGGCGCCCTCATCGCCGGCCTCAAGACCGCCCGCCAGGCCGGCGGCGACCTGCGCATCGCAGGCGTCGGACCGCAGATCGCCACCGTCCTGCGACTCACCAACCTGGACCGGGTCCTTCGAGCGCATGACACCGTCGGCGGAGCCCTCAGTGCCGGATGA